From a single Herbiconiux sp. SALV-R1 genomic region:
- a CDS encoding ABC transporter substrate-binding protein, with protein sequence MASQHRRSRLALRTIALAAGMAAVAALSACSSGSGGGGGSDYGFNAVEQDANAPLTVWVDSSREPIAKAFQAANPDLTVNIETYDGSAGGSDSFKTKVALFDQSGSGWPDVVFSTQQNDTSWASKSNNGAEPFAAVLNQGLLSDDFLDGFTDGALTPMTVDDKVYGVRNDLAPVVYWYNDTLMKEFGYEVPTTWEEYVALSDKVAAEHPGYILGSVGDSFQGPYIYYWGAEAPVFQTEGDTFTSDFSDPNSEKVTEMLDHMIENGTLVNDSVFGADFVTKYSDKVLGMPGPAWYAGALFQNPDSLNSPAGTIGAAAPLSWEGEDKVTGNVGGGVWYGSSHSANLEGVAKFLEFVTSSDDAVKLTSGLPAYQSAADTWLTDQASSGFFVGDFKSAISTAASSVWDGWGFPSFSPETAYASVVIPGIAAGKTMADLAPDLQKEYLNQAQVQGYTVK encoded by the coding sequence ATGGCATCACAGCATCGACGCTCTCGTCTCGCACTCCGCACCATCGCTCTCGCCGCCGGCATGGCCGCGGTCGCCGCGCTCAGCGCCTGCTCCAGCGGCTCGGGCGGCGGAGGCGGCTCCGACTACGGCTTCAACGCCGTCGAGCAAGACGCGAACGCCCCCCTCACCGTGTGGGTCGACTCCTCGCGCGAGCCGATCGCCAAGGCGTTCCAGGCAGCGAACCCCGACCTCACCGTGAACATCGAGACCTACGACGGCTCGGCCGGCGGCAGCGACTCGTTCAAGACCAAGGTCGCCCTCTTCGACCAGTCGGGTTCGGGATGGCCCGACGTCGTGTTCTCGACGCAGCAGAACGACACCTCGTGGGCGAGCAAGTCGAACAACGGCGCCGAGCCGTTCGCCGCCGTGCTCAACCAGGGGCTCCTCTCCGACGACTTCCTCGACGGCTTCACCGACGGCGCACTCACCCCGATGACCGTCGACGACAAGGTCTACGGCGTGCGCAACGACCTCGCCCCCGTCGTCTACTGGTACAACGACACCCTCATGAAGGAGTTCGGCTACGAGGTGCCGACGACCTGGGAAGAGTACGTGGCGCTCAGCGACAAGGTCGCTGCCGAGCATCCGGGATACATCCTCGGCTCGGTGGGCGACTCGTTCCAGGGCCCTTACATCTACTACTGGGGTGCCGAGGCCCCCGTCTTCCAGACCGAGGGCGACACCTTCACCAGCGACTTCTCCGACCCCAACTCCGAGAAGGTCACCGAGATGCTCGACCACATGATCGAGAACGGCACGCTCGTGAACGACTCCGTCTTCGGGGCCGACTTCGTGACGAAGTACAGCGACAAGGTGCTCGGGATGCCCGGCCCGGCCTGGTACGCCGGCGCCCTCTTCCAGAACCCCGACAGCCTGAACTCCCCGGCCGGCACCATCGGCGCAGCGGCCCCGCTGAGCTGGGAGGGTGAAGACAAGGTCACCGGCAACGTGGGTGGCGGCGTCTGGTACGGCTCGAGCCACTCCGCGAACCTCGAGGGCGTGGCGAAGTTCCTCGAGTTCGTCACGAGCTCCGACGACGCCGTGAAGCTCACCTCCGGTCTCCCCGCCTACCAGTCGGCTGCCGACACCTGGCTCACCGACCAGGCGAGCTCGGGCTTCTTCGTCGGCGACTTCAAGTCGGCCATCTCGACCGCGGCGTCGAGCGTGTGGGACGGCTGGGGCTTCCCCTCCTTCAGCCCCGAGACCGCGTACGCTTCGGTGGTCATCCCCGGCATCGCGGCCGGCAAGACCATGGCCGACCTGGCGCCCGACCTGCAGAAGGAATACCTCAACCAGGCCCAGGTGCAGGGCTACACCGTCAAGTAG
- a CDS encoding GIY-YIG nuclease family protein, which translates to MTGLTLEPILRHSGIDLADALVIRHAYVEEHEDSGLRGIHADSTDAEILAYTNNQSASSRNFPATPPRFWVVFVREGGDRARLWSVMENLGEVSNDGVRRVFELVESARMSDLRRRLVIGWRLPRRWWMYGAAAASYPVIEIADAEPVPFPGFDRLVLDYSRLQAVMREHRYASWRTALSSVVGIYLVTDTRDGRHYVGKADGAESVRQRWSVYATNGHGGNVELRGLDPATFRYSLLRVFDPSTPAREIDAAESHFKVALDSRQHGLNRN; encoded by the coding sequence GTGACCGGTCTGACGCTCGAACCGATCCTGCGCCATTCGGGGATCGACCTCGCCGATGCGCTTGTGATTCGTCACGCCTACGTCGAAGAGCACGAAGACAGCGGCCTCCGGGGCATTCATGCGGATTCGACCGACGCTGAGATCCTTGCGTACACCAACAACCAGTCTGCGAGCAGCCGGAACTTCCCTGCTACGCCGCCGCGCTTCTGGGTGGTGTTCGTACGAGAAGGCGGCGATCGGGCACGTCTGTGGTCTGTGATGGAGAACCTGGGCGAGGTGTCCAACGACGGTGTGCGCCGCGTATTTGAGCTCGTCGAGTCCGCGAGGATGTCCGATTTGCGGCGACGTTTGGTAATCGGCTGGCGGCTCCCGCGTCGCTGGTGGATGTACGGCGCTGCAGCGGCGAGTTATCCGGTGATAGAGATCGCCGATGCCGAGCCAGTTCCCTTCCCGGGTTTCGATCGTCTCGTTCTCGACTACTCGCGTCTTCAAGCAGTGATGCGCGAACACCGTTACGCATCGTGGCGGACCGCGCTTTCGTCCGTCGTTGGCATCTACCTCGTCACCGATACCCGCGATGGCCGTCACTACGTCGGCAAAGCGGACGGCGCCGAGAGCGTGAGGCAGCGATGGAGTGTTTACGCAACGAACGGTCACGGCGGGAACGTCGAACTGCGCGGGCTGGATCCGGCTACCTTCCGCTACTCGCTCCTGCGAGTCTTCGACCCTTCGACCCCGGCGCGAGAGATTGATGCTGCCGAGAGTCACTTCAAGGTCGCTCTCGACTCAAGACAGCACGGTCTCAATCGCAACTGA
- a CDS encoding L-rhamnose mutarotase: MAARLAPEKRAEYLALHANVWPQVEATITECGIRNFTIFVLDDVILGYYEYVGDDYEADQARMAEDPETQKWWSYTAPCQLPFREGSGAPNWEQFAEVWHQD; this comes from the coding sequence ATGGCCGCGCGGCTTGCGCCCGAGAAGAGGGCTGAGTACCTGGCGCTGCACGCGAACGTGTGGCCGCAGGTGGAGGCGACGATCACCGAGTGCGGCATCCGGAACTTCACGATCTTCGTGCTGGATGACGTGATTCTCGGGTATTACGAGTACGTCGGAGACGACTACGAGGCCGATCAGGCACGGATGGCGGAAGACCCCGAGACGCAGAAGTGGTGGTCGTACACGGCGCCGTGCCAGCTGCCGTTCCGCGAGGGGTCAGGCGCGCCGAACTGGGAGCAGTTCGCCGAGGTGTGGCACCAGGACTGA
- a CDS encoding carbohydrate ABC transporter permease, whose product MDAAASTATKDTLITTTVTAPAAAAASSEARRGREPSSSRRRRLDRSQSRIGTVFVSGYVLLLLAFGVFPTLYAVFLSFTKDGSFAGLDNFIKVFNDYRFLPAVAHVAIYLVFYLASLLIFVVLLALLVHGLGRRWLSSSYRFVYYIPGALAGASSVMLWLFLLDPSVSPVAFLLRALGFDTFVQTVSIDNLPIIFTVIAFWTGAGGWIVIMYGALNNISGDVLEAARIDGAGPVKTALHIQIPLMRKWISYMAIMSLAAGTQLFVEPRVLSQASKGVVPPDYSINQLAYLFAFRQGDFNGSAAISLLLLLVAGALSAVFVFRGGLFERD is encoded by the coding sequence GTGGATGCTGCGGCATCCACCGCGACGAAGGACACTCTCATCACTACAACCGTCACCGCTCCCGCCGCCGCCGCGGCCTCCTCGGAGGCCCGGCGGGGGCGGGAGCCCTCGTCTTCCCGCCGCCGCCGGCTGGATCGCTCGCAGAGCCGCATCGGCACGGTGTTCGTCTCCGGCTACGTGCTGCTCCTGCTCGCCTTCGGCGTGTTCCCCACCCTCTACGCCGTCTTCCTGTCGTTCACCAAAGACGGGTCGTTCGCCGGGCTCGACAACTTCATCAAGGTCTTCAACGACTACCGGTTCCTCCCGGCCGTGGCGCACGTCGCCATCTACCTCGTCTTCTACCTCGCCTCACTGCTCATCTTCGTCGTGCTGCTCGCGCTCCTCGTGCACGGCCTCGGCCGCCGGTGGCTGTCGTCGAGCTACCGCTTCGTCTATTACATTCCCGGGGCGCTCGCCGGAGCATCCAGCGTCATGCTGTGGCTGTTCCTCCTCGACCCGAGCGTCAGCCCGGTCGCCTTCCTCCTCCGGGCCCTCGGCTTCGACACCTTCGTGCAGACCGTGTCGATCGACAACCTGCCGATCATCTTCACCGTCATCGCCTTCTGGACGGGTGCCGGCGGCTGGATCGTCATCATGTACGGCGCCCTCAACAACATCTCCGGCGACGTGCTCGAGGCCGCCCGCATCGACGGTGCCGGGCCCGTGAAGACCGCCCTCCACATCCAGATCCCCCTCATGCGCAAGTGGATCTCGTACATGGCGATCATGTCGCTCGCCGCCGGAACCCAGCTCTTCGTCGAGCCCCGCGTGCTGTCGCAGGCCTCGAAGGGCGTCGTGCCGCCCGACTACTCCATCAACCAGCTCGCCTACCTGTTCGCCTTCCGGCAGGGCGACTTCAACGGATCCGCCGCGATCTCGCTCCTGCTGCTCCTCGTCGCCGGCGCCCTGTCGGCCGTGTTCGTCTTCCGAGGGGGACTCTTTGAACGCGATTGA
- a CDS encoding SDR family oxidoreductase: MSGLFDLTGTTAVVTGARRGIGFAMALALAEAGADIIGVSASQPASGSEIESAVLGAGRRFEGIACDFADPDAVSELGQTLASRRVDILVNNAGVIERAPAAEHPLSSWDRVLQVNLTSQFALTQAVVPQMLARGRGKIIFTASLLSFQGGINVPGYTAAKSGIAGLTKALSNEWSVRGVNVNAIAPGYIATDNTEALRADAERSEAILARIPAGRWGEASDLAGATVFLASPASDYVDGIVIPVDGGWLGR, from the coding sequence ATGAGCGGCCTGTTCGACCTCACCGGAACCACCGCCGTGGTCACCGGGGCACGGCGCGGCATCGGCTTCGCCATGGCCCTCGCCCTCGCCGAGGCCGGTGCCGACATCATCGGAGTGAGCGCCTCCCAGCCCGCCTCGGGCAGCGAGATCGAGAGCGCGGTGCTGGGCGCCGGCCGCCGCTTCGAGGGCATCGCCTGCGACTTCGCCGACCCCGATGCCGTGTCCGAGCTGGGTCAGACCCTGGCGAGCCGCCGGGTCGACATCCTGGTGAACAATGCCGGGGTCATCGAACGGGCGCCGGCGGCCGAGCATCCGCTCTCCTCCTGGGACCGCGTGCTGCAGGTGAACCTCACCAGCCAATTCGCGCTCACTCAGGCCGTGGTGCCGCAGATGCTGGCGCGGGGCCGCGGCAAGATCATCTTCACGGCCTCGCTGCTGAGCTTTCAGGGCGGCATCAACGTACCGGGCTACACGGCGGCGAAATCGGGAATCGCGGGCCTCACGAAGGCTCTGTCGAACGAGTGGTCGGTGCGGGGCGTCAACGTGAACGCGATCGCCCCCGGCTACATCGCCACAGACAACACCGAAGCCCTCCGCGCCGACGCCGAGCGGTCGGAGGCGATCCTGGCGCGCATCCCGGCGGGCCGCTGGGGCGAGGCGAGCGATCTCGCCGGCGCGACGGTGTTCCTCGCGTCGCCCGCGTCCGACTACGTCGACGGCATCGTAATCCCCGTCGACGGGGGCTGGCTCGGTCGCTGA
- a CDS encoding helix-turn-helix domain-containing protein, which translates to MPRRTPNGSWPDFARELGHSLERHRHARGLSQEAVAYAAGLSRYTYQKFERGESMPGTPANPSLRNIMALAQVLGVTLDELLPHDWPDLRA; encoded by the coding sequence ATGCCCCGCCGCACTCCGAACGGATCATGGCCCGACTTCGCCCGAGAACTCGGCCACTCACTCGAACGCCACCGCCACGCCCGAGGCCTGAGCCAGGAAGCAGTCGCCTACGCCGCCGGCCTCAGCCGCTACACCTACCAAAAGTTCGAACGCGGCGAATCCATGCCCGGCACCCCCGCCAACCCCTCCCTCCGCAACATCATGGCCCTCGCTCAGGTCCTCGGCGTCACCCTCGACGAGCTCCTCCCCCACGACTGGCCCGACCTGCGGGCCTGA
- a CDS encoding DUF6069 family protein, which yields MMTTADTHSRLHPVVGTVLLLAAAALVAVALNATIAWVGVTLGAPAGYGPLSLPAQALFTVIGVAVGWIGWRLVTTRARHPRRVLRLLVPVVTALTLIPDLLLLAAPVIPGTNLAAVVSLMCMHLIVVTCAVPAYILATRLQPTPTP from the coding sequence ATGATGACGACCGCAGACACGCATTCCCGACTCCACCCCGTCGTGGGCACAGTGCTACTGCTCGCTGCAGCCGCGCTCGTAGCGGTGGCCCTGAACGCCACCATCGCCTGGGTGGGCGTCACCCTCGGCGCCCCCGCAGGCTACGGCCCGCTCTCCCTCCCGGCGCAGGCCCTCTTCACCGTAATCGGCGTCGCGGTCGGCTGGATCGGCTGGCGCCTCGTCACGACCCGCGCGCGCCACCCCCGTCGCGTGCTCCGCCTCCTCGTGCCCGTCGTCACGGCGCTCACCCTCATCCCCGATCTCCTGCTCCTGGCAGCCCCCGTCATCCCGGGCACGAACCTCGCCGCCGTGGTGTCCCTGATGTGCATGCACCTGATCGTCGTCACCTGCGCCGTCCCCGCATACATCCTCGCCACTCGCCTGCAGCCCACTCCCACGCCCTGA
- a CDS encoding TetR/AcrR family transcriptional regulator, which yields MSTDALTGPGRPRDPEVERSILTATQDLLIERGYGGTTIAAVAARARCGKSAIYRRWDTKAALVVAAVAATQQKREVPDTGNLRDDLLAAASHFADSGDRAALVLSRILSEIGRDPELYQAARESIGGPPVAVLVAVIERWTERGVVPSGIPVELIAGIVPTAAFGSVTLRQRALELQSIRELVDFVLLPALAR from the coding sequence ATGTCGACGGATGCGCTCACCGGCCCCGGGCGCCCCCGCGACCCCGAGGTGGAGCGCAGCATCCTCACCGCCACCCAAGACCTGCTCATCGAGCGCGGCTACGGCGGCACCACCATCGCGGCCGTGGCCGCGCGAGCTCGTTGCGGGAAGTCGGCGATCTACCGCCGGTGGGACACCAAGGCCGCCCTGGTGGTGGCGGCGGTCGCCGCGACCCAGCAGAAGCGCGAGGTGCCCGACACCGGAAACCTCCGCGACGACCTCCTCGCCGCCGCCTCGCACTTCGCCGACTCGGGCGACCGGGCCGCGCTCGTGCTGTCGCGCATCCTGAGCGAGATCGGGCGCGACCCCGAGCTGTACCAGGCGGCGCGGGAGAGCATCGGCGGCCCGCCGGTCGCCGTGCTCGTCGCTGTCATCGAGCGCTGGACCGAGCGGGGGGTGGTGCCGAGCGGCATCCCGGTCGAGCTCATCGCCGGGATCGTGCCAACGGCGGCGTTCGGGAGCGTGACGCTGCGCCAGCGCGCGCTGGAGTTGCAGAGCATCCGCGAGCTCGTCGACTTCGTGCTCCTCCCTGCCCTGGCCCGATAA
- a CDS encoding carbohydrate ABC transporter permease: MNAIDLATATRRRTRVAVSPAQWITRVLVTVVLLFFVVFFAVPILWLLLAPTKTAGQLLLDAPFSFGGFDTLASNWNELMQFQDGIVWVWIGNSVLYTGAALVVTLLVTIPAGYALALTDFKLRKTLLVVTLIVMLIPSTALVLPIFLEMSALKLVGNPLAVILPFSFFPFGVYLTYIYFSTSVSKDLLDAARMDGAGEWRVFARIAMPLATPVIALVGFFNLVGNWNNYFLPFVMAPGRKSPIQVGLAELLSNVPLFNPTSSASVTITLPVLALATVVSVAPVLVIFLFSQRFLVTGMTAGGTKE; this comes from the coding sequence TTGAACGCGATTGATCTCGCCACCGCCACCCGCCGACGCACCCGGGTAGCCGTGTCTCCCGCGCAGTGGATCACGAGGGTGCTGGTCACCGTCGTGCTGCTGTTCTTCGTCGTCTTCTTCGCCGTCCCCATCCTGTGGCTCCTCCTGGCGCCCACGAAGACGGCGGGTCAGCTACTTCTGGATGCGCCGTTCAGCTTCGGCGGCTTCGACACCCTGGCCTCGAACTGGAACGAGCTGATGCAGTTCCAAGACGGCATCGTCTGGGTCTGGATCGGCAACTCGGTGCTCTACACCGGCGCGGCACTGGTGGTGACGCTGCTGGTCACCATCCCGGCGGGCTACGCCCTGGCCCTCACCGACTTCAAGCTGCGCAAGACACTGCTGGTCGTCACGCTGATCGTGATGCTCATTCCGAGCACCGCGCTCGTGCTGCCGATCTTCCTCGAGATGTCGGCGCTGAAGCTCGTCGGCAACCCGCTCGCCGTCATCCTCCCGTTCTCGTTTTTCCCGTTCGGGGTGTACCTCACCTACATCTACTTCTCGACGAGCGTGTCGAAAGACCTGCTCGACGCCGCCCGCATGGACGGCGCGGGGGAGTGGCGCGTGTTCGCCCGGATCGCGATGCCACTCGCGACACCCGTGATCGCCCTGGTCGGCTTCTTCAACCTGGTCGGCAACTGGAACAACTACTTCCTGCCGTTCGTCATGGCGCCCGGCCGCAAGTCGCCCATTCAGGTCGGTCTCGCCGAGCTGCTGTCAAACGTGCCGCTGTTCAACCCCACGAGCTCGGCCTCGGTGACGATCACGCTCCCCGTGCTGGCTCTGGCGACCGTGGTCTCGGTGGCTCCCGTGCTCGTGATCTTCCTGTTCTCGCAGCGATTCCTGGTGACCGGCATGACCGCGGGCGGGACGAAGGAATGA
- a CDS encoding DUF3644 domain-containing protein, translated as MSAPYVSIKRLVDNSLAAMLAAVEVYNKPQMTYRDEVTVMLIVNAWELALKATLRQKNRSIFYPKKRGERYRSIAIDDALGRVTASKLWPADIDGPAVMANVKALTQYRDRAIHLYNAQGLGAVIYPFLQQNILNYRDLMVAKFKKDLAASMTWQLLPLGATAPADAVQFMKVDKNATMVAEVEDFITELRHLMDDAHAAGGDMRRVATVYDIHMQSQKKMSSADLVVAVSPTADGQIAIRKTDPNQTHPFSATKLLEKVNEKRTGRKLTSRDHQALCWQDQLRENPKYAWKHTIGASHSWSGETVSYMASLTDEQYDGARKGYSASLRGTTK; from the coding sequence ATGAGCGCACCATACGTCTCGATCAAGCGACTGGTTGATAACTCGCTCGCCGCGATGCTCGCGGCCGTCGAGGTGTATAACAAGCCGCAGATGACCTATCGCGACGAAGTCACTGTCATGCTCATTGTCAACGCGTGGGAATTGGCTCTGAAGGCCACCCTGCGGCAGAAGAATCGATCGATCTTCTATCCGAAGAAGCGCGGCGAACGCTATCGGTCAATCGCGATCGACGACGCGCTTGGTCGTGTCACCGCCAGCAAGCTGTGGCCGGCGGACATCGATGGCCCTGCCGTCATGGCGAACGTCAAAGCACTAACCCAGTACCGAGATCGGGCGATCCATCTCTACAACGCGCAAGGTCTCGGTGCGGTAATCTACCCGTTCCTGCAGCAGAACATCCTGAACTACCGGGACTTGATGGTCGCCAAGTTCAAGAAGGACCTTGCCGCTTCAATGACGTGGCAGCTGCTGCCGCTCGGTGCGACGGCGCCAGCTGATGCTGTGCAGTTCATGAAGGTCGACAAGAACGCCACGATGGTTGCCGAAGTCGAGGACTTTATTACCGAGCTTCGTCACCTAATGGACGACGCCCATGCGGCAGGCGGCGACATGAGACGTGTGGCCACGGTCTACGACATCCACATGCAGTCGCAGAAGAAGATGAGCAGCGCGGATCTCGTGGTTGCAGTCTCGCCTACCGCTGACGGCCAGATTGCGATCCGCAAGACCGACCCCAACCAGACGCATCCGTTCAGTGCGACCAAGTTGCTCGAGAAGGTCAACGAGAAGCGCACCGGGCGCAAGCTGACGAGTCGTGATCACCAGGCGCTGTGCTGGCAGGATCAGCTCCGCGAGAATCCGAAGTACGCCTGGAAGCACACCATCGGTGCTTCGCATTCGTGGTCCGGGGAGACTGTCTCGTACATGGCCTCGCTGACCGACGAGCAGTACGACGGTGCCCGAAAGGGCTACAGCGCGAGCCTTCGCGGAACCACGAAGTGA
- a CDS encoding mandelate racemase/muconate lactonizing enzyme family protein: MGDVNGFIASGITEVPVVIIETDEGVEGVALGSDHDLARIFPALEGQDPRGVSALYDRMLAHVFKAGHNGATFGGVATFDAALWDIKAKLVGEPLWRLLGATDRFVPGYASGLDIALSDERLADFYESMADRGFTSGKLKGGRDVETDLRRLDIVRGALARNTARPALMLDANESWNLKQAVRYVSAVEAEVDLTWIEEPLRRWDAHGHARLSRAVNAAVATGENLTGLEQFRSLFDLGGVDIVQSGAVWGITHFIRLAYAAHARDLPISPVGLTSNPAVTHAAASVPNHLTAEVQDLAAPFGVVVDEEFVDGGIVLGDAPGAGLRIDEAAIESAREQGDWMQAAGPHVRPVRAGLMLTADAPEADSTPAPLSI; this comes from the coding sequence GTGGGCGACGTCAACGGCTTCATCGCATCCGGCATCACCGAGGTTCCGGTCGTCATCATCGAGACCGACGAGGGCGTCGAGGGCGTCGCGCTCGGCTCCGACCACGACCTGGCGCGTATCTTCCCCGCCCTCGAGGGCCAAGACCCCCGCGGCGTCTCCGCCCTCTACGACCGGATGCTCGCCCACGTCTTCAAGGCAGGCCACAACGGTGCCACCTTCGGCGGCGTCGCCACCTTCGACGCCGCACTCTGGGACATCAAGGCGAAGCTGGTCGGCGAACCGCTCTGGCGCCTACTCGGAGCCACCGACCGCTTCGTGCCCGGCTACGCATCCGGTCTCGACATCGCGCTGAGCGACGAGCGGCTGGCGGACTTCTACGAGTCGATGGCCGACCGCGGTTTCACGAGCGGCAAGCTCAAGGGCGGGCGCGACGTCGAGACCGATTTGCGCCGGCTCGACATCGTGCGGGGCGCCCTCGCCCGCAACACGGCACGCCCCGCCCTCATGCTCGACGCGAACGAGTCGTGGAACCTCAAGCAGGCGGTGCGATACGTCAGCGCCGTCGAAGCCGAGGTCGATCTCACCTGGATCGAGGAGCCGCTGCGCCGCTGGGATGCCCACGGCCACGCCCGCCTCTCGCGGGCCGTGAACGCGGCGGTCGCCACGGGCGAGAACCTCACGGGTCTCGAGCAGTTCCGCAGCCTGTTCGACCTCGGCGGTGTCGACATCGTGCAGTCGGGCGCCGTGTGGGGAATCACCCACTTCATCCGACTGGCCTACGCCGCGCACGCGCGCGACCTACCGATCAGCCCGGTCGGCCTGACGAGCAACCCCGCCGTCACCCATGCCGCCGCCTCGGTGCCGAACCACCTGACGGCCGAGGTGCAAGATCTCGCGGCGCCCTTCGGGGTCGTCGTCGACGAGGAGTTCGTCGACGGGGGCATCGTGCTGGGCGACGCCCCCGGTGCCGGCCTGCGCATCGACGAGGCGGCCATCGAGTCCGCTCGCGAACAAGGCGATTGGATGCAGGCCGCCGGCCCTCACGTACGCCCCGTCCGCGCGGGCCTGATGCTCACGGCAGACGCGCCTGAGGCCGACTCAACGCCGGCACCCCTCAGCATCTAG
- a CDS encoding FadR/GntR family transcriptional regulator → MNDLRATGSSSRVFDRAAARTPVSRLGVAVVHDLVTAIVTGEIAEGTMLPIETELSSHFGVSRTVVRESVKRIEEKGLVAVVQGSGTTVRTRESWNVLDPVVLQVMLENDASLGVLDDLAIVRSSLEGAMAAATAARRSDDELDELRSAFERMEETIDHEVEYNDADMLFHVVVMQQSRIPLAESITRSLFSRARESARFTANPSRDAFAKTLDEHRKVLEAIEAGDAAGAEAAMRAHIMDAWLRRRQPTARNP, encoded by the coding sequence ATGAATGATCTTCGGGCGACCGGCAGCTCGTCGCGGGTCTTCGATCGTGCCGCCGCACGCACGCCGGTCTCGCGACTGGGCGTCGCCGTCGTGCACGACCTGGTCACCGCGATCGTCACCGGCGAGATCGCCGAGGGAACGATGCTGCCGATCGAGACGGAGCTCAGTTCCCACTTCGGCGTGAGCCGCACCGTCGTGCGCGAGTCCGTCAAACGGATCGAGGAGAAGGGCCTGGTCGCCGTCGTCCAGGGCAGCGGAACGACGGTTCGCACGCGCGAGTCGTGGAACGTGCTCGACCCGGTGGTGCTGCAGGTCATGCTCGAGAACGACGCCTCGCTCGGCGTGCTCGACGATCTCGCCATTGTGAGGAGCTCGCTCGAGGGGGCGATGGCGGCGGCAACGGCCGCACGCCGCTCCGATGACGAGCTCGACGAGCTGCGCAGCGCCTTCGAGCGCATGGAGGAGACCATCGACCACGAGGTCGAGTACAACGACGCTGACATGCTCTTCCACGTCGTGGTGATGCAGCAGTCGCGCATCCCCCTCGCCGAGAGCATCACGCGTTCGCTGTTCTCGCGTGCGCGCGAATCCGCCCGGTTCACGGCGAACCCGTCGCGCGACGCCTTCGCCAAGACCCTCGACGAGCACCGCAAGGTGCTGGAGGCGATCGAGGCCGGCGATGCGGCGGGGGCCGAGGCGGCGATGCGGGCGCACATCATGGACGCCTGGCTGCGCCGCCGTCAGCCGACTGCCCGCAACCCCTGA